In a genomic window of Gigantopelta aegis isolate Gae_Host chromosome 9, Gae_host_genome, whole genome shotgun sequence:
- the LOC121380481 gene encoding tetraspanin-18-like, giving the protein MDCLSNCGRIIIVILNFIISLLGFVILVLGIMVKVGSDQINSLLDTALQSLQEQLNTSGFGTIDMSQFNISQLVGGLGTGFIVLGVILLVIGVSGLIGACCKIKLLLVVYLILIIVLFLGQVIVVILLFAARQVFDDAAKPKFKEMIKNEYQGFNGTDVTSLAWNVLMRERACCGVDDYNDFATATMWVRDYTTQSPINGILQAPIACCINVPSSAPDFSCAKAPSDAESNWKKGCYDSLWSYVVNESGIVIGVVCAILGLQILLIFFTIWILYQINKEAKVSMA; this is encoded by the exons ATGGATTGTCTGTCGAACTGTGGGCGGATCATCATAGTGATACTCAATTTTATCATATCT CTGCTTGGATTCGTGATTTTGGTGCTGGGCATCATGGTGAAGGTCGGGTCGGACCAGATCAACTCTTTGCTGGACACGGCGCTCCAGAGTCTTCAGGAACAGCTGAACACGAGCGGGTTCGGCACGATCGACATGAGTCAGTTCAACATCTCGCAACTCGTCGGCGGACTCGGGACGGGCTTCATCGTGCTCGGGGTCATCCTGCTCGTCATCGGGGTCAGCGGGCTCATCGGGGCGTGCTGCAAGATTAAGCTGCTCCTCGTTGTT TATTTGATCCTTATCATCGTGTTGTTCCTGGGACAAGTCATCGTGGTTATTTTGCTCTTTGCTGCCAGACAAGTG TTTGATGACGCCGCAAAACCAAAGTTTAAAGAGATGATTAAAAACGAGTACCAAGGCTTCAATGGCACTGACGTGACGTCATTGGCTTGGAATGTTTTGATGAGAGAA CGTGCTTGTTGCGGGGTTGACGACTACAATGATTTCGCGACTGCAACCATGTGGGTGAGGGATTATACAACACAGAGTCCTATTAATGGCATCCTCCAGGCACCCATAGCTTGTTGTATCAATGTACCATCTTCTGCTCCGGACTTCAGTTGTGCCAAGGCTCCCTCGGACGCAGAGAGTAATTGGAAAAAG ggTTGCTACGATTCCTTGTGGTCATATGTGGTGAACGAGTCTGGTATTGTCATCGGGGTCGTCTGTGCAATCCTTGGGTTACAG ATATTGCTGATTTTCTTCACAATATGGATCTTGTACCAGATAAACAAGGAAGCTAAAGTCAGTATGGCTTGA